One window of Candidatus Nitrospira kreftii genomic DNA carries:
- a CDS encoding Pup deamidase/depupylase, with product MRLFGIETEYGITRDDVAEVDPVVESMELVRAHVVESFERRWDYTREDPHEDARGFRVSGLQQDQEEDEFAKVDAARPFSFHEMKSDLVLPNGARFYNDHTHPEYSSPECRTLRDLVAQDRAGERIVLRAAERRNRALGGDHVRLYKNNTDFHGHSYGCHDNYLVSRVVPFSTLVTGLVPFLVSRQVIAGAGKVGTEAQESGHLPGLYQLSQRADFMEAELGVDTMHNRPILNTRDEPHADRQKYRRLHLIIGDANMCEYATALKVGTTRLVLDLLERGAAPDLTLDQPVVAVKQLSRDPDLKIAVKLQNGRRLSALEIQEYYYESARRMLAGLDEETDWLLKEWGAVLHLLTQDRAQLVGKLDWVTKQWLLETFMREERIGWDDPWLASLDLEYHNVNPDQGLYLGLEAEGKVWRITTDHMIEEAIQNGPSDTRAGLRGLCVQRFPDQIKSIQWEQIQFTGGLRSRTLDMGDLFAPGAIRRCAQIFQQASSPTDALTVWDNERSKQV from the coding sequence ATGCGTCTTTTCGGTATCGAAACTGAGTACGGTATCACACGCGATGACGTGGCCGAAGTTGATCCCGTCGTCGAATCCATGGAATTGGTTCGGGCACATGTCGTTGAGTCCTTCGAGCGGCGGTGGGATTACACCAGAGAAGACCCACATGAAGATGCCCGTGGCTTCCGTGTTTCCGGCTTGCAGCAGGATCAGGAAGAAGATGAGTTTGCAAAGGTGGATGCGGCTCGACCATTTTCATTCCATGAAATGAAGAGTGACCTCGTATTGCCGAACGGCGCGAGGTTCTACAATGACCATACGCATCCCGAATACTCCTCCCCTGAATGTCGGACTCTCCGGGATCTTGTCGCGCAGGATCGGGCTGGGGAACGCATCGTTCTTCGCGCTGCTGAACGGCGCAATAGGGCGCTGGGAGGAGACCACGTCAGGCTCTACAAAAACAACACGGATTTCCATGGCCACAGCTACGGATGCCACGATAACTACCTTGTCTCGCGAGTCGTTCCATTTTCAACTCTTGTCACAGGCCTCGTTCCGTTTCTGGTAAGCCGACAGGTCATCGCCGGTGCTGGGAAGGTCGGTACTGAAGCGCAAGAGTCAGGACATCTCCCAGGGCTGTATCAGCTCTCGCAGCGCGCTGACTTTATGGAGGCAGAGCTCGGGGTTGATACGATGCACAACCGTCCAATTCTCAACACCAGAGATGAGCCTCACGCGGATCGCCAGAAGTATCGTCGACTCCATCTCATCATCGGCGATGCCAATATGTGCGAGTATGCGACAGCGCTCAAAGTTGGGACAACACGCCTTGTTCTCGATCTGCTCGAACGAGGAGCTGCCCCTGATCTCACCCTGGATCAGCCGGTGGTTGCCGTGAAACAGTTATCGCGAGATCCTGATCTCAAGATCGCAGTGAAGTTGCAGAATGGGCGAAGACTCTCTGCACTGGAGATACAAGAATATTATTACGAATCGGCACGGCGGATGTTGGCCGGCTTAGATGAGGAAACGGATTGGCTGTTGAAGGAATGGGGAGCGGTCTTGCACCTTTTGACGCAAGACCGCGCACAGCTAGTCGGGAAGTTGGATTGGGTAACCAAGCAGTGGTTGCTCGAGACGTTTATGCGCGAAGAGCGTATTGGTTGGGATGATCCTTGGTTAGCCAGTCTGGACCTGGAATACCACAATGTGAATCCTGACCAGGGACTCTACCTGGGCCTTGAAGCGGAAGGGAAAGTGTGGCGGATCACAACCGACCACATGATTGAAGAAGCGATCCAAAACGGTCCCAGTGATACGCGTGCCGGACTGCGTGGGCTTTGTGTGCAGCGGTTTCCGGATCAGATCAAGTCGATTCAGTGGGAACAAATTCAGTTTACCGGCGGGCTTCGGTCACGAACGCTCGATATGGGAGATCTTTTTGCCCCGGGTGCCATACGACGATGTGCTCAGATCTTCCAACAGGCGTCTTCACCGACTGATGCATTGACGGTGTGGGATAACGAAAGGAGTAAACAGGTATGA
- a CDS encoding hypothetical protein (conserved protein of unknown function) has product MYEEPYKWVEAVGNRRTYLDEQFREGAPVVGVTCARGILLMTMSKGTPKLYEIYDRLALGGMGHPADLEKLRFNLLEMAHVEGFNRSASDVTGSRLVKYGMAPAIKQAFEEVFKAPFIIKILLAELGQKAGKDGFLTINYDGTFEERSQYAVLAATSAVEQKMAGYLREQSIASLEDAVGAAIRTWAVGDRAQRRALDDGEGHDEARTGSDQQATDSETLYAYLQRCIAKKTVECVLLDRHVQGPSKYRALGIDELKTMLPKDLSPSLS; this is encoded by the coding sequence ATGTATGAAGAACCATATAAATGGGTCGAAGCGGTTGGCAATCGCCGGACCTATCTCGATGAGCAGTTTAGGGAGGGGGCGCCTGTCGTCGGCGTCACGTGCGCGCGCGGCATTCTGCTCATGACGATGAGCAAGGGTACACCTAAGCTTTATGAGATTTACGATCGTCTTGCCCTTGGAGGGATGGGTCACCCGGCCGATCTTGAGAAGCTGCGCTTCAATCTATTGGAGATGGCTCACGTCGAAGGGTTCAATCGCTCCGCCTCCGATGTGACCGGAAGTCGACTGGTGAAGTACGGTATGGCGCCGGCAATCAAGCAGGCGTTCGAAGAAGTGTTCAAAGCTCCCTTCATCATAAAAATCTTGCTGGCAGAGTTAGGACAGAAAGCCGGGAAAGACGGGTTCTTGACGATCAATTACGACGGAACGTTTGAGGAAAGGAGCCAGTATGCGGTGCTTGCCGCGACGTCGGCGGTCGAGCAGAAGATGGCTGGATATCTCCGAGAACAGTCTATTGCGTCTCTCGAGGACGCTGTAGGTGCGGCAATTCGTACGTGGGCGGTCGGTGATCGAGCGCAACGACGAGCACTGGACGATGGAGAGGGCCATGATGAGGCAAGGACCGGCTCTGATCAGCAGGCGACGGACTCTGAGACACTGTATGCCTATTTGCAGCGTTGTATTGCCAAAAAGACGGTCGAATGTGTTTTACTTGATCGCCATGTGCAAGGGCCCTCCAAGTATCGAGCCCTTGGAATCGATGAACTGAAAACAATGCTCCCCAAAGATCTGAGCCCATCACTCTCGTAA
- a CDS encoding Pyruvate:ferredoxin oxidoreductase alpha subunit, which produces MAEPKSVIGTQNKKGQTYTDTWKMMNEAPRTPSFYTGSEVIKEAIRRASCDVMIAYPITPQSEAAALIGELFAEGYIGDYFRGESEFAVMSQCAGAAFGGARVFTTTAGPGTMRAMENFPMWAGARLPIQMIVTCRGINSPLSIQPDTLEIAYLLNTGMLVWHAETAQDFFDWILKGYIVSEEPDVHLPLALCCDGFFVTHTKDVVNLTPADMCLPPYDPYRSPVPCMDMECPPVRMMRDPFVMKSNYISYATHASWQQEIWAAVERSRKHSIHWLNGLIDTENTDADIMIVASGTAVSQGREAIRLLEDEGVRCGLVKVKTLRPWPEEEIREATKNAKHIFVPEFNVTGWLAREIKATIPNHDRVHAGPHVCGGMTMPPEIIVSEIKTALGMKSFSLAGRGS; this is translated from the coding sequence ATGGCAGAACCGAAGTCCGTCATTGGAACACAAAATAAGAAGGGCCAAACATATACTGATACATGGAAAATGATGAACGAGGCACCACGTACGCCATCGTTCTACACAGGCAGCGAGGTTATTAAGGAAGCGATTCGACGAGCCAGTTGTGACGTGATGATCGCCTACCCGATCACACCACAGAGCGAAGCGGCGGCGCTCATCGGCGAATTATTTGCCGAAGGATATATCGGCGATTACTTCCGTGGCGAGAGCGAGTTTGCCGTGATGTCGCAATGCGCTGGTGCCGCATTCGGTGGTGCCCGTGTGTTTACGACGACTGCCGGGCCAGGAACGATGCGCGCCATGGAAAACTTCCCCATGTGGGCCGGGGCACGATTGCCCATCCAAATGATTGTCACCTGCCGAGGTATCAACTCACCTCTGTCGATTCAGCCGGACACGCTGGAAATCGCCTATTTGTTAAACACCGGCATGTTGGTCTGGCATGCGGAAACCGCACAGGACTTTTTTGACTGGATTCTGAAAGGCTATATCGTGTCGGAGGAGCCGGATGTGCATCTTCCTCTCGCCCTCTGCTGTGACGGCTTCTTCGTTACGCACACAAAAGACGTCGTCAACCTGACTCCAGCCGACATGTGCTTACCTCCGTACGATCCGTATCGTTCGCCTGTTCCCTGCATGGACATGGAATGCCCGCCAGTTCGCATGATGCGTGATCCGTTCGTCATGAAGAGCAACTACATCAGTTATGCGACCCACGCCAGCTGGCAGCAGGAAATCTGGGCCGCAGTAGAACGCTCCAGGAAACATTCCATCCATTGGTTGAATGGTCTGATTGATACCGAAAACACCGACGCAGACATTATGATCGTCGCATCCGGCACTGCGGTTTCACAGGGCCGCGAGGCCATCCGTTTGCTGGAAGACGAGGGTGTTCGATGCGGTCTCGTGAAGGTGAAGACGTTACGTCCATGGCCGGAAGAAGAAATTCGGGAGGCCACGAAGAACGCGAAACATATTTTTGTGCCGGAGTTCAACGTGACCGGCTGGTTGGCGAGAGAGATCAAAGCGACGATTCCCAACCATGACCGGGTGCATGCAGGTCCCCATGTCTGCGGAGGTATGACGATGCCGCCTGAAATTATCGTGTCAGAAATTAAGACGGCCCTTGGGATGAAATCCTTCTCCCTAGCCGGTCGTGGAAGCTGA
- a CDS encoding Prokaryotic ubiquitin-like protein UBact, whose protein sequence is MRHSTMPERREGPVDPMPKSPQQGEGDGPRRPETGSPDKDNLMKRMRKVDPKQAERYRQRTGE, encoded by the coding sequence ATGAGACACAGTACGATGCCTGAACGACGCGAAGGGCCGGTCGACCCCATGCCAAAGTCGCCTCAACAAGGAGAAGGAGACGGGCCACGTCGTCCGGAGACCGGATCGCCGGATAAGGATAATCTGATGAAACGAATGCGTAAAGTTGATCCGAAGCAGGCAGAGCGGTACCGACAGCGAACGGGAGAATAG
- a CDS encoding hypothetical protein (conserved protein of unknown function), with product MLKRIFGLETEYGLLIHEDRPDLSPTWFAHKIRDHLFQVQRRGVLDLHHRGHDEPPGNGGFLTNAGRIYLDMGHLEYASPECHSLMDVVASDRAGDLLLQRTIEALGFCDQVSLIKNNIDHETDATFGSHENYLVSRRFPFSRRGMVPLVTFLVTRQIFTGSGRVGSAAPQDAWIQMDRLLVPRSASGTQHISELPFQISQRADYIVNDFFEWVQHNRSIVNTRDEPLADPNQYRRIHLLLGDSNMTEYATALKLGTTGLVLQLIEEGHAPQDLEINEPVETLQEISQDQERRWSVQLQSHETMSALEIQERFLECALKHCKGQDEETDWVLAQWASVLHDLHGDYQKLVGRVDWASKLWLLESFREAENLNWDDPMLKSLDLEYHNLNPAKGLYHGLLEEGRVPRVTTDALIRIAMEEAPKNTRAYGRSTLVKHLLSVWSGSESDYFPQSDGLFPPYVINWSIFQVRGRAPFPMQDPFKTYVEDVQSHLQNVIA from the coding sequence ATGTTGAAACGTATCTTCGGGTTGGAGACTGAATACGGACTCTTAATCCACGAGGATCGACCGGACCTATCCCCGACGTGGTTTGCGCATAAGATTCGTGACCATCTCTTCCAGGTGCAGCGGCGCGGTGTGCTGGACTTGCATCATCGCGGGCATGACGAGCCTCCAGGCAATGGAGGATTTCTCACGAACGCCGGACGAATCTATTTAGACATGGGGCATTTGGAGTATGCTTCGCCGGAATGTCATTCCCTCATGGATGTGGTAGCGTCGGACCGTGCCGGTGACCTTTTATTGCAGCGAACGATCGAAGCTCTCGGATTCTGTGACCAGGTATCGTTGATCAAGAACAACATCGACCATGAGACGGATGCGACCTTTGGATCACACGAGAACTACCTAGTGTCTCGACGATTCCCTTTTTCGAGACGGGGGATGGTTCCGCTTGTGACGTTTCTTGTGACCAGGCAGATTTTTACCGGCTCTGGACGTGTCGGTTCAGCAGCCCCTCAGGATGCCTGGATCCAGATGGACCGGTTACTTGTTCCACGTTCGGCTTCCGGCACCCAGCATATATCGGAGCTGCCCTTCCAAATCTCTCAGCGTGCGGACTACATCGTGAACGATTTCTTCGAATGGGTGCAGCACAATCGGTCGATTGTGAATACGAGAGATGAACCGTTGGCCGACCCCAATCAATACCGACGGATTCATCTGCTGCTGGGCGATTCCAACATGACCGAATACGCAACGGCGCTCAAGCTGGGGACTACAGGCCTCGTGCTGCAGCTCATTGAAGAAGGGCATGCACCTCAGGACTTGGAAATCAACGAACCTGTGGAAACTCTTCAGGAAATTTCGCAGGATCAGGAACGCCGTTGGTCAGTTCAGCTGCAGTCTCATGAGACTATGTCTGCTCTTGAGATTCAAGAACGATTCCTTGAATGTGCGCTGAAGCATTGCAAGGGACAGGATGAGGAAACCGATTGGGTTCTTGCTCAATGGGCATCAGTGCTTCATGACTTGCACGGAGATTATCAGAAACTTGTTGGGCGCGTTGATTGGGCTTCTAAGCTTTGGTTGTTGGAGTCTTTTCGAGAGGCGGAAAATCTCAATTGGGACGATCCGATGCTGAAGAGCTTGGATCTGGAGTATCACAACCTAAATCCGGCGAAGGGGCTGTATCATGGATTGTTGGAGGAGGGGCGTGTCCCTCGCGTGACGACGGACGCTCTGATCCGGATCGCGATGGAGGAAGCGCCAAAGAATACACGAGCCTATGGTCGCAGTACGTTGGTGAAACATCTCCTCAGTGTCTGGTCCGGCAGTGAATCAGATTACTTTCCACAATCAGACGGGTTGTTTCCTCCTTACGTTATCAATTGGTCGATCTTTCAAGTGCGTGGCCGTGCTCCGTTCCCTATGCAGGATCCATTTAAGACCTACGTCGAAGATGTTCAATCCCACCTTCAGAACGTGATTGCCTAA
- a CDS encoding Pyruvate:ferredoxin oxidoreductase beta subunit, translating into MSKERIQISEALYDIMPSDYQDLVKSATYGKEDRGWKDIGTSKELIEQHSLCAGCPESMAFRYILASLPNPEDTVMVGSTGCTSLVFPMVAVHNIHSLFGNQNAIASGLKRALSVRFPDRVKDVVVLAGDGATVDIGLDMTLQAWFRQEKFTTICFDNELYANTGGQESGLMQKGFVAKMAPVGKLFDKVRLPEIARESGCHYVVNCTVSKPSLVEKVIRNAVHIAREIGPTYLQLYTPCILEIGKNSMEGLQEMRDSEKPTERFAYKEYVSEPAKQLLAELAAKDKERKAAAKQLAGQASA; encoded by the coding sequence ATGAGCAAAGAGCGCATTCAAATATCTGAAGCCCTGTACGACATCATGCCATCCGATTATCAAGACCTTGTCAAAAGCGCAACGTACGGCAAGGAGGATCGGGGATGGAAAGACATTGGAACATCGAAAGAACTTATCGAACAACATTCCCTCTGTGCTGGCTGCCCCGAGTCCATGGCCTTCCGGTACATCCTGGCCTCACTTCCGAACCCAGAAGATACGGTCATGGTTGGTTCGACTGGTTGCACGAGCCTAGTGTTTCCAATGGTGGCAGTCCACAATATCCACTCGCTGTTCGGCAACCAGAACGCGATCGCCTCAGGCCTGAAGCGCGCCCTTAGTGTGCGATTCCCGGACCGAGTCAAGGATGTCGTCGTTCTGGCTGGGGATGGAGCAACCGTGGACATCGGCCTGGATATGACTCTCCAAGCCTGGTTCCGACAAGAAAAATTCACGACCATTTGTTTCGACAATGAACTCTATGCCAACACCGGTGGTCAGGAGAGCGGACTCATGCAGAAAGGCTTTGTCGCAAAGATGGCACCGGTCGGAAAGTTGTTCGACAAGGTACGGCTGCCTGAAATTGCCCGCGAGTCCGGCTGCCATTATGTCGTGAATTGTACGGTCAGCAAACCATCATTGGTTGAAAAGGTCATCCGAAACGCAGTACATATTGCCCGTGAAATCGGCCCAACCTATCTCCAGCTTTACACTCCGTGCATTCTTGAAATTGGGAAGAACAGCATGGAGGGCCTGCAAGAAATGCGCGATTCAGAGAAGCCAACCGAGCGATTCGCTTACAAGGAATACGTCAGCGAGCCAGCCAAGCAATTGCTTGCCGAATTGGCGGCGAAGGATAAGGAACGGAAGGCAGCGGCCAAGCAGCTCGCGGGCCAGGCATCAGCATAG
- a CDS encoding Pyruvate:ferredoxin oxidoreductase epsilon subunit, whose translation MYNVAQVIDEKCTAKKGCRLCIMYCPEANCLDLNTSKMVAEVTIDRCKGCELCVIVCDAAKHFAITMQAVSATGQLMTKKGESAALGQAYQG comes from the coding sequence ATGTATAACGTTGCTCAAGTCATCGACGAAAAGTGCACTGCCAAGAAGGGGTGCCGCCTCTGTATCATGTATTGCCCAGAGGCGAATTGCCTGGACCTAAATACCAGTAAGATGGTGGCGGAAGTGACCATCGATCGCTGCAAAGGCTGCGAACTCTGTGTGATCGTCTGCGACGCAGCCAAACACTTTGCTATCACCATGCAGGCTGTCAGCGCTACAGGACAACTGATGACCAAAAAGGGTGAGTCGGCTGCGCTCGGGCAAGCCTATCAAGGCTAG
- a CDS encoding hypothetical protein (conserved protein of unknown function) produces MNELASSFQPPLPLQNAHLMTLMPRYWPRDTSLLGLPQEERLFTVEPHTQLKGYCHWQIDRTSSPTAILVHGLEGCSESGYMRGIAAKAYRVGFNIIRMNQRTCGGTEHLSPTLYNSGLSGDYRAIVNELVNRDGLGRIWLVGYSMGGNLVLKAAGELGRSQSALAGAAAVCPNINPTVCARALEEPRNWMYHRHFVTRLKSRLRRKAALFPGRWDLSMLDQITTISEFDDRYTARDGGYRDGADYYNRSGARHVLDAIAVPTLIITAQDDPFIPYSMFTEAKIQWHPQIVLVSPRYGGHCGFFHRSRNGEDSYWAENRILDFLRERI; encoded by the coding sequence ATGAATGAACTTGCCTCTTCCTTTCAGCCACCACTTCCTCTCCAGAATGCCCATCTCATGACCCTCATGCCCCGGTACTGGCCACGGGATACGTCGCTACTAGGATTGCCACAGGAAGAACGGCTGTTCACCGTAGAACCGCACACGCAGCTAAAAGGTTACTGTCATTGGCAAATCGATCGTACATCGTCTCCGACGGCTATTCTGGTTCATGGCCTTGAGGGCTGCAGCGAATCTGGTTATATGCGAGGTATTGCGGCTAAGGCCTATCGGGTCGGTTTCAACATCATTCGCATGAATCAACGTACATGCGGCGGAACGGAACACCTCTCCCCAACTCTTTATAACAGCGGATTGAGCGGGGACTATCGCGCTATCGTCAATGAATTGGTCAACCGTGATGGGCTCGGCCGGATTTGGCTGGTAGGCTATTCAATGGGTGGCAACCTGGTGCTCAAAGCGGCTGGTGAGCTTGGGCGGAGTCAGTCGGCTCTTGCAGGAGCCGCCGCCGTCTGTCCGAACATCAACCCAACCGTTTGCGCTCGCGCACTAGAAGAACCTCGCAATTGGATGTACCATCGCCACTTTGTAACCAGATTAAAATCTCGACTCCGACGAAAAGCGGCTCTGTTCCCTGGACGATGGGATCTTTCGATGCTTGATCAAATCACCACCATCAGTGAATTTGATGATCGTTATACCGCAAGAGACGGCGGCTATCGAGATGGAGCCGACTATTACAATCGGTCAGGAGCGCGCCACGTGCTCGACGCAATTGCCGTTCCTACCCTTATCATCACCGCACAGGATGATCCGTTCATTCCTTACTCGATGTTCACGGAGGCGAAAATCCAGTGGCATCCACAGATTGTCCTGGTGTCACCTCGCTACGGCGGGCACTGTGGCTTCTTCCATCGGAGCCGGAACGGCGAAGATTCCTACTGGGCTGAGAACCGGATCCTTGATTTCTTGCGAGAACGAATCTAA
- a CDS encoding hypothetical protein (conserved protein of unknown function), whose protein sequence is MENEDNTLDLLLGDITGLINQYPIAIERQAAILQATGKDPELVEKLVKAADTMRDSGNLYLTWAKHYAAMAKGNTDASSDEDETEDFDI, encoded by the coding sequence ATGGAAAACGAAGATAACACGCTGGATCTACTATTGGGTGATATTACCGGCTTGATCAACCAGTATCCAATCGCCATTGAACGGCAGGCGGCAATCCTTCAAGCGACGGGAAAAGACCCAGAGCTTGTGGAGAAACTCGTCAAAGCTGCTGACACGATGCGGGACAGTGGGAACCTCTATCTCACCTGGGCCAAACACTATGCTGCGATGGCTAAGGGCAATACAGATGCATCTTCCGATGAAGATGAAACTGAAGATTTCGATATTTAA
- a CDS encoding Proteasome subunit alpha — MGMQSDFYQLLREQGYVFGLPGQAARGQELTMATTILAFKYRDGVLVAGDRRATAGNMVMYDRTDKVLEIDRHSVMAIAGVPATAYEMARILEHSFKYYRRTQLQELSFEGKLRALSKLLKDNVPAALAGTGAVAPIFAGYDFDQEAAKIYFYDILGAEFEGVDYAVSGSGSPTIRGIMHYLNTWGEQPLSVIPEEQATVQALRLLTSAAEFDSATGGVNRDAGLYPVIKFITASGVRTMPDAQLKPLFESKVSRHV, encoded by the coding sequence ATGGGTATGCAGAGCGATTTCTATCAGCTGTTGAGAGAACAGGGGTATGTATTTGGCCTGCCTGGCCAGGCTGCGCGAGGGCAGGAACTGACAATGGCTACGACGATTCTTGCCTTCAAGTATCGCGATGGAGTGTTGGTCGCTGGGGATCGGCGTGCAACAGCCGGCAATATGGTGATGTACGACCGCACTGACAAGGTATTGGAAATCGATCGGCATAGTGTCATGGCAATCGCCGGAGTGCCGGCGACCGCATATGAAATGGCGCGCATCCTTGAACATTCGTTCAAGTATTATCGACGGACACAGCTTCAAGAGCTTAGCTTTGAGGGGAAACTCAGGGCCCTTTCGAAATTGCTGAAAGACAACGTCCCCGCGGCGCTGGCGGGTACGGGTGCTGTGGCGCCGATTTTTGCCGGGTATGACTTCGACCAGGAAGCGGCAAAGATCTATTTTTACGATATTCTCGGCGCGGAGTTCGAAGGAGTGGACTATGCGGTATCCGGGTCCGGTTCACCGACCATTCGCGGAATCATGCATTACTTGAATACATGGGGCGAACAGCCGTTGAGTGTGATACCTGAAGAGCAGGCCACCGTTCAGGCATTGCGATTATTGACGAGCGCTGCAGAGTTTGACAGCGCGACTGGAGGAGTCAACCGAGACGCTGGTCTCTATCCGGTGATCAAATTCATCACGGCATCCGGCGTGCGTACGATGCCGGACGCGCAGTTGAAGCCCTTATTCGAATCTAAGGTTAGCCGCCATGTATGA
- a CDS encoding Pyruvate:ferredoxin oxidoreductase gamma subunit: protein MIKRRINIRMSGLGGQGAVTAAHVLAMAANRDGKFSISNPFFGAEKRMAPAESYCRIGIERIYDRGELVFPDVIQVFHPQVITMGKSYTMPFYSGVKEGGVVIINSAQPLLSEEDVERLKDLNVAVFYIAGTELAIEVAGTELSTNMAMIGSVSGITKCVSMEALDGALQERFGKKFVASGGTASLDEAIKKKFAKKEMLLAKNLATVKAAYEIASEWADKNKVELRVGNPAVAV, encoded by the coding sequence ATGATTAAAAGACGAATAAATATCCGGATGTCAGGCTTGGGCGGGCAAGGCGCAGTCACTGCCGCGCACGTCTTGGCCATGGCAGCAAACCGAGATGGTAAGTTTTCCATCTCCAACCCATTCTTCGGTGCCGAGAAACGTATGGCACCAGCAGAAAGTTATTGTCGGATCGGCATCGAACGAATCTACGATCGCGGTGAGTTGGTATTTCCTGATGTCATTCAGGTCTTTCATCCCCAAGTCATCACTATGGGGAAGAGTTACACCATGCCCTTTTATTCTGGAGTGAAAGAAGGCGGCGTGGTGATTATCAACTCCGCCCAACCGTTGCTGTCCGAGGAGGATGTGGAACGGCTTAAAGACTTGAACGTCGCCGTGTTTTATATTGCAGGCACTGAGTTAGCCATTGAGGTAGCTGGCACCGAACTATCGACGAATATGGCTATGATCGGCTCTGTCTCAGGCATTACGAAATGTGTGTCAATGGAGGCTTTAGACGGTGCTCTCCAAGAGCGGTTCGGCAAGAAATTCGTGGCCTCCGGAGGAACAGCGTCTTTGGACGAAGCCATCAAGAAGAAATTCGCCAAGAAAGAAATGCTGCTAGCCAAAAACTTGGCGACCGTGAAAGCGGCTTATGAAATCGCCAGCGAATGGGCTGACAAGAACAAGGTCGAACTGCGTGTCGGGAATCCAGCTGTCGCTGTCTAA
- a CDS encoding putative Aldolase, class II — MLTAIGDVMRRCYERGWITTRDGNISMKKRDGRFLYITPSGWRKTIVHPEHVVRLEIIIDPATGLRVPKVNALQKPSGELWMHWNLQRDSKRTRTVVHVHATHVVAAIYAGLDLQAISAEFPELSRYTRVGRSVPPLPALSRELADVTAECLNVRKDGTLEFDIVGQSNHGVCAVAMDPWAAYEHIERLDHICEIVLKSGVGARGVVRQAASA; from the coding sequence ATGCTGACGGCTATCGGGGATGTGATGAGGCGTTGTTATGAGAGAGGGTGGATTACAACGAGGGACGGCAATATTAGTATGAAAAAGCGTGACGGCAGATTCCTCTACATTACTCCATCCGGCTGGCGGAAGACGATCGTACACCCAGAACATGTCGTGCGACTGGAGATCATTATCGATCCAGCAACCGGCCTGCGAGTACCGAAAGTCAACGCGCTACAAAAGCCGTCGGGCGAACTCTGGATGCATTGGAATTTGCAGCGGGATTCAAAACGGACACGAACTGTTGTGCATGTCCATGCCACACATGTGGTAGCCGCGATCTATGCAGGCCTAGACTTACAGGCAATCAGTGCCGAATTTCCTGAACTCTCACGTTACACGCGAGTAGGGCGTTCCGTTCCTCCCCTCCCCGCATTGTCTCGAGAATTGGCTGATGTCACAGCCGAGTGTCTGAACGTTCGAAAAGATGGGACGCTCGAATTTGATATCGTCGGCCAGTCCAATCATGGGGTATGTGCGGTTGCAATGGACCCGTGGGCAGCCTACGAACACATTGAGCGACTCGATCATATCTGTGAGATCGTATTGAAGAGTGGTGTTGGCGCGCGAGGAGTAGTTCGTCAGGCTGCTTCTGCATGA